The following proteins come from a genomic window of Gimesia chilikensis:
- a CDS encoding DUF1549 and DUF1553 domain-containing protein, with product MKNKMMFHRTLMVTTFLLGICALNTSRAAETALQVSPEQIELSGLLDYFQIQVSVLEDKKIVGDLTHEASYKSLTPEVLEVNAEGLVRPLQTGKGQIQVTQGKEQRVIEVVVNSRKNGKNVSFVKDVVPVLNKGGCSLGGCHASQFGKGGFKLSLFGYAPEQDYPAIARDDRQRRVSILQPEQSLILQKASMGMAHGGGRRFSKDSYEYRILKEWIAEAVTEIDDKEPTVVGMELTPMSRRYKQGDIQQLRVVAEYSDGSKQDVTALAQYDSLIENIATVTPRGKVEIQGPGQTAVMVRFMGQAKISTVISPYKEKVNLAEFKPNNFIDEQIKQRYEELGLEPSPLCSDEVFIRRAFLDTIGTLPSPKKVKSFLESKDPNKRSYLIDELLGLTGDPERDVYVEAWSAYWGMKWGDLLRINRNKIGDGGMWAFSNWVRQSLRENKPVDKFVNEIITAQGSIYQNGPANYFKIATNPEDLAEATSQIFLGVRLQCAKCHHHPFEVYSQKDYYSLAAFFTRVGNKGSVEFGALGQDTIIKVKNSGSIRHPRTRKTMDPTPLMGEPIDTKTVRDFRRPLASWITSPENRLFSKNIVNRFWSYYMGTGFVEPIDDMRETNPASNPELLNALADHFVNSGYDLKELMRVIMNSRAYQLSSSPLPENVAKTRFYTHYNVKRLSAEVLLDALDDITGSQERFRGVPQGTRAIELPDPNYNSYFLDTLGRPKRVITCECERTSQPNLAQVLQVANGQLINTKLSAKSGRIEQLLKAKAPDKDVFTEMYLVAFSRYPTQEELANCDQIVKAAPNKREGYQDVLWAISNSREFLFNH from the coding sequence GTGAAGAATAAAATGATGTTTCACCGCACGCTCATGGTTACCACATTTCTGTTGGGAATCTGCGCCCTGAATACATCCCGCGCCGCTGAAACGGCTCTGCAGGTGTCCCCGGAACAGATCGAACTCTCCGGTCTGCTGGATTATTTCCAGATCCAGGTCTCGGTGCTGGAAGACAAAAAAATCGTCGGCGATCTGACTCACGAAGCCAGCTACAAAAGCCTGACCCCTGAAGTACTGGAAGTGAATGCGGAAGGACTTGTCCGGCCGCTCCAGACAGGAAAAGGTCAGATCCAGGTCACACAAGGCAAAGAGCAACGCGTCATCGAAGTCGTCGTCAATTCGCGTAAGAACGGCAAGAACGTCAGCTTCGTGAAGGATGTGGTCCCGGTCCTCAACAAGGGGGGCTGCAGCCTGGGTGGCTGTCATGCGTCTCAGTTCGGGAAGGGGGGCTTTAAATTATCGCTCTTCGGTTATGCTCCGGAACAGGACTACCCCGCAATTGCCCGCGACGACCGTCAGCGGCGGGTCTCGATTTTGCAGCCCGAGCAGAGTCTGATTCTGCAAAAAGCCTCGATGGGTATGGCCCATGGCGGGGGACGCCGCTTCTCCAAAGACTCCTACGAATACCGGATTCTGAAAGAGTGGATTGCCGAAGCTGTCACTGAAATCGACGACAAGGAACCGACAGTAGTCGGCATGGAACTGACGCCGATGTCCCGTCGCTACAAGCAGGGAGACATTCAGCAGCTCCGCGTCGTCGCTGAATACAGTGACGGTTCCAAACAGGACGTAACTGCTCTGGCACAATACGACAGTCTGATTGAAAACATCGCCACCGTCACGCCACGGGGTAAAGTTGAAATCCAGGGACCGGGGCAGACCGCGGTCATGGTCCGCTTCATGGGCCAGGCAAAAATTTCGACCGTGATCTCTCCTTACAAAGAAAAGGTCAACCTGGCTGAATTCAAACCCAATAACTTTATCGACGAACAGATTAAACAGCGTTACGAAGAACTGGGGCTTGAGCCTTCGCCCCTCTGTTCGGATGAAGTTTTTATTCGTCGCGCCTTCCTCGATACCATCGGAACTCTCCCCAGCCCCAAAAAAGTCAAGTCGTTCCTGGAATCCAAAGATCCCAACAAGCGCAGCTATCTGATTGACGAACTGCTGGGTCTGACCGGCGATCCCGAACGGGATGTGTACGTCGAAGCCTGGAGTGCCTACTGGGGCATGAAATGGGGCGACCTGCTGCGTATCAATCGCAACAAGATCGGCGATGGCGGCATGTGGGCCTTCTCCAACTGGGTCCGTCAGTCGCTGCGGGAAAACAAACCGGTCGACAAATTCGTAAACGAGATCATTACGGCCCAGGGATCCATCTATCAGAATGGTCCGGCCAACTATTTCAAAATCGCAACTAACCCTGAAGACCTCGCCGAAGCCACTTCGCAGATCTTCCTGGGAGTCCGTCTGCAGTGTGCCAAGTGTCACCACCATCCCTTCGAAGTTTACAGTCAGAAAGATTACTACAGTCTGGCCGCTTTCTTCACCCGCGTCGGCAATAAAGGGAGCGTCGAGTTTGGTGCCCTGGGACAGGACACGATTATCAAAGTCAAAAACAGCGGCTCAATCCGCCATCCGCGGACCCGTAAAACCATGGACCCGACTCCGCTAATGGGTGAGCCCATTGATACCAAAACGGTCCGCGATTTCCGTCGTCCACTAGCCAGCTGGATCACGTCCCCGGAAAACCGCCTGTTCTCAAAAAATATCGTCAACCGCTTCTGGTCCTACTACATGGGAACCGGTTTCGTGGAACCGATCGACGACATGCGGGAAACCAACCCGGCTTCCAACCCGGAACTGCTCAACGCACTGGCCGATCACTTTGTCAATTCGGGCTACGACCTGAAAGAACTGATGCGGGTCATCATGAATTCCCGCGCTTACCAGCTCTCTTCAAGTCCGCTCCCCGAAAACGTGGCCAAGACACGGTTCTACACACATTACAATGTTAAGCGGCTCTCAGCCGAAGTCCTGCTGGATGCCCTGGATGACATCACCGGTTCGCAGGAACGCTTCCGCGGTGTTCCCCAGGGAACCCGGGCCATCGAACTGCCCGACCCGAACTATAACTCTTACTTCCTGGATACGCTGGGACGTCCCAAACGCGTCATCACCTGTGAGTGCGAACGCACCAGCCAGCCCAACCTGGCCCAGGTGCTGCAGGTGGCCAACGGTCAGTTGATCAACACCAAGCTGTCCGCGAAGTCTGGTCGCATTGAGCAGCTGTTGAAAGCCAAGGCCCCCGATAAGGATGTCTTTACCGAAATGTATCTGGTCGCCTTCAGCCGTTACCCGACTCAAGAGGAACTGGCCAACTGCGATCAGATCGTCAAAGCCGCCCCCAACAAACGGGAAGGCTACCAGGACGTTCTCTGGGCCATCAGCAACAGCCGCGAGTTCCTGTTCAACCATTGA
- a CDS encoding sulfatase-like hydrolase/transferase, with translation MSNLKLSFTFLLALSLTPLLLSAQEAPSSAVPGRPNIMVVLCDDLGYGDLACYGHPVIQSPHLDRFAREGLKLTSCYAAHPNCSPSRTGLMTGRTPFRVGVYNWIPMYSPMHVRKQEITIATLLRQSGYATCHVGKWHLNGMFNLVGQPQPSDHGFDHWFATQNNALPTHENPFNFVRNAKPVGRLEGYASQLVADEAEDWLVNLRDKAKPFFMFVCFHEPHEPIASAERFRKLYTAPEGSTLPAHHGNVTQMDDAFGRILKTLDDQKLRENTLIIFTSDNGPAITGRHPHGSAGPLRDKKGYTYEGGIRVPGIIQWPGHVKAGTTSDVPICGVDILPTLCEVAKIPAPTDRVLDGTSILPLFEGQALQRKRPLYWQFNRSRNEPKVAIRDGEWKLLARLDVPTPKPSGSITAEEIKDLKRAQLTGFELYHIASDIGETTDRSESEREIFEKMKRQMQEIYAEVQAEAPIWPAWERVGYEGKIIREYYQQQAEKEKQQKKRGQK, from the coding sequence ATGTCGAACCTGAAGCTCTCGTTCACATTCCTGCTGGCCCTGTCCCTGACTCCTCTACTGCTCTCTGCCCAGGAAGCGCCTTCCTCTGCAGTGCCCGGACGGCCGAATATCATGGTGGTGCTCTGTGATGATCTGGGGTATGGTGACCTGGCCTGTTACGGTCATCCGGTGATTCAAAGTCCCCATCTCGACCGGTTCGCGAGAGAGGGATTGAAGCTGACGAGCTGCTACGCCGCCCATCCCAACTGTTCTCCTTCCCGTACAGGACTGATGACGGGCCGGACCCCGTTTCGCGTGGGCGTGTATAACTGGATTCCCATGTATTCTCCCATGCATGTCCGCAAGCAGGAGATTACCATCGCGACCCTGCTGCGTCAGTCGGGTTATGCCACCTGTCATGTCGGCAAATGGCACTTGAACGGGATGTTCAATCTGGTGGGGCAGCCTCAACCGTCGGATCACGGTTTCGATCACTGGTTCGCGACCCAGAACAACGCCCTGCCCACGCATGAGAATCCGTTTAACTTCGTACGAAACGCGAAGCCCGTCGGGAGACTGGAAGGTTATGCATCACAGCTGGTTGCTGATGAGGCGGAGGACTGGCTGGTCAATCTCAGGGATAAGGCAAAACCGTTCTTCATGTTCGTCTGTTTTCATGAACCGCACGAACCGATTGCGAGTGCAGAACGCTTCCGCAAATTGTATACCGCACCGGAGGGCTCGACACTGCCCGCCCATCACGGGAACGTGACGCAGATGGACGATGCCTTTGGTCGTATCCTGAAAACACTCGATGATCAGAAACTCCGCGAGAACACACTGATCATTTTCACCAGCGACAACGGTCCGGCGATTACCGGGCGTCATCCACATGGATCCGCGGGCCCTTTGCGGGATAAGAAAGGTTATACCTACGAGGGTGGGATTCGTGTGCCGGGGATTATTCAGTGGCCCGGTCATGTGAAAGCAGGAACCACCAGCGATGTGCCGATCTGTGGTGTCGATATCCTGCCAACACTGTGTGAGGTCGCGAAGATCCCCGCTCCCACCGATCGCGTGCTGGACGGCACGAGTATCCTGCCGCTGTTCGAGGGGCAGGCATTGCAGCGGAAGCGTCCTTTGTACTGGCAGTTCAACCGGTCGCGTAACGAACCCAAGGTGGCCATTCGCGATGGTGAATGGAAACTGCTGGCGCGACTCGATGTGCCGACGCCTAAGCCTTCGGGCAGTATCACCGCAGAGGAGATTAAAGATCTGAAGCGGGCACAGCTGACCGGGTTTGAGCTGTATCATATTGCCAGCGATATCGGGGAAACCACAGACCGTTCCGAGAGTGAACGCGAGATCTTCGAAAAGATGAAACGGCAGATGCAGGAGATTTACGCCGAGGTCCAGGCAGAAGCACCGATCTGGCCGGCGTGGGAACGGGTAGGATATGAGGGCAAAATCATCCGGGAGTATTACCAGCAGCAGGCTGAGAAAGAGAAGCAGCAGAAGAAACGGGGACAGAAGTAA
- a CDS encoding type II secretion system protein encodes MIKTTRKQPRRAGFTLVEVLIVVVILGILAATVLPQFTSSNDDARESVLVQDLQTLRSQIQLYKFQHDGKFPADSSTDPDDFRDSLLLSSDKDGTTGAVGTKPLGPYLIGSLPPNPFTGGRGVMIVTDVAGTTPDETAKDGTETVGWIYNPATGQIKGNNSGTAANGTSLDAL; translated from the coding sequence ATGATTAAAACTACACGAAAACAACCAAGACGAGCAGGTTTTACCCTCGTCGAAGTGCTGATTGTGGTCGTGATCCTCGGGATCCTGGCTGCGACAGTGCTGCCACAATTTACTTCATCTAACGATGACGCTCGCGAGTCGGTTCTGGTTCAGGACCTGCAGACTCTGCGAAGTCAGATTCAGTTGTACAAATTCCAGCACGATGGAAAATTCCCGGCGGACAGTTCGACCGATCCGGATGATTTCCGTGATTCGCTGCTGCTGTCCAGCGACAAAGATGGCACCACGGGTGCTGTCGGTACCAAACCACTGGGACCTTACCTCATCGGCAGTCTGCCTCCGAACCCCTTCACCGGTGGTCGGGGTGTGATGATCGTAACCGATGTTGCAGGGACCACTCCTGATGAAACCGCGAAAGACGGTACTGAAACGGTCGGCTGGATCTACAATCCTGCTACCGGTCAGATCAAAGGGAACAACTCTGGTACAGCCGCTAACGGCACCAGCCTGGATGCACTGTAA
- the metG gene encoding methionine--tRNA ligase, whose protein sequence is MPQRRILVTAALPYANGDIHIGHLVEYIQTDIWVRFQKLRGHECRFFCADDTHGTAIMIRARQEGRSEEALIADVREKHIADFTGFNIEFDNYGSTNSEQNRKVCHQIWSSLREAGLVHEKEVTQLFDVQENTFLADRFVKGTCPKCKATDQYGDNCDKCGSTYTPADLIDPVSTLSNTTPELRTASHLFVRIEDLHDFLDEWTQSGDHLQSEVANYLKGHFLSDPLRDWDISRPAPYFGFEIPDSPGNYWYVWFDAPIGYIASTLEWCENNNEDFDKWWKNPETEVHHFIGKDITYFHTLFWPAMLKTSGFNLPEKVHIHGFLTVDGEKMSKSKGTFVKAATYLNHLDPACLRYYYASKLGSRLDDLDLNLDEFVQKVNSDLVGKVVNLASRSAKFVAQTGLSSAYPDDGGLFEYGASRSEAIATAYENCDYNGAMREILALADRANKYVEDQKPWELRKDEDRQQELQDICTIALNLFRQIVVYLTPVLPRLSGQTGELLNDPITSWDQAQTPLTGTSVSKFQHMFKRIEEKQVDAMTEEAKEDAVAAESEAAASQWNDSGEALEAEPMSEECTIDDFVKVDLRVARIVEANSVPEANKLLQLTLSLGGDERRNVFAGIKAAYEPEDLIGRLVICCANLKPRKMRFGTSEGMVLASGPGGKDVFLLSPDEGAVPGQRVH, encoded by the coding sequence ATGCCACAACGTCGCATCCTGGTCACCGCGGCCCTGCCTTACGCCAATGGTGACATTCATATTGGCCACCTCGTGGAATACATCCAGACCGATATCTGGGTGCGGTTTCAGAAGCTGCGCGGCCATGAATGTCGATTCTTCTGCGCCGATGATACGCATGGCACCGCAATTATGATTCGCGCCCGCCAGGAAGGCCGCTCGGAAGAAGCATTGATTGCTGATGTCCGCGAGAAACATATTGCCGACTTCACTGGTTTCAATATTGAGTTCGATAATTACGGCAGCACGAACAGCGAACAGAACCGCAAGGTCTGTCATCAGATCTGGTCGTCATTGCGCGAAGCGGGACTGGTTCACGAAAAGGAAGTCACGCAGCTGTTCGACGTGCAGGAGAATACATTCCTGGCAGACCGCTTTGTAAAGGGGACGTGCCCCAAGTGTAAGGCGACCGACCAGTACGGCGATAACTGTGACAAGTGTGGCAGCACTTACACACCCGCCGATCTGATCGATCCGGTCAGCACGCTGTCCAACACGACACCGGAACTACGGACCGCCAGCCATCTGTTCGTGCGGATTGAAGACCTGCACGACTTTCTCGATGAATGGACGCAGTCAGGCGATCATCTGCAGTCTGAAGTGGCCAATTATCTCAAAGGTCATTTCCTGAGTGACCCGCTGCGGGACTGGGATATCTCCCGCCCTGCCCCTTACTTCGGTTTTGAAATTCCGGACAGCCCGGGGAATTACTGGTATGTCTGGTTCGACGCGCCCATCGGTTACATCGCTTCCACACTCGAATGGTGTGAGAACAATAACGAAGACTTCGACAAGTGGTGGAAAAATCCCGAAACCGAAGTGCATCACTTCATCGGCAAAGATATCACCTACTTCCATACCCTCTTCTGGCCGGCCATGCTCAAAACATCGGGTTTCAATCTGCCCGAGAAAGTGCACATTCATGGGTTCCTGACCGTGGATGGCGAGAAAATGTCCAAATCCAAGGGGACCTTCGTCAAAGCCGCCACGTATCTGAACCACCTCGATCCTGCCTGCCTGCGTTACTATTACGCTTCCAAGCTGGGGTCGAGACTGGATGATCTCGATCTGAACCTCGACGAATTCGTACAGAAAGTGAATTCGGATCTGGTCGGGAAGGTCGTCAACCTGGCGAGCCGGAGTGCGAAGTTCGTCGCCCAGACGGGGCTCTCCTCTGCTTACCCGGATGACGGGGGGCTGTTCGAATATGGTGCCAGTCGCAGCGAAGCCATCGCGACGGCCTACGAGAACTGCGATTACAACGGCGCGATGAGAGAGATCCTCGCGCTGGCAGATCGGGCCAACAAATACGTTGAAGATCAGAAGCCATGGGAATTGCGGAAAGACGAAGATCGTCAGCAGGAACTGCAGGACATCTGCACGATTGCCCTGAACCTGTTCCGGCAGATTGTGGTGTATCTGACTCCCGTACTGCCCCGCCTGTCAGGACAGACGGGCGAATTACTGAATGATCCCATTACCAGCTGGGACCAGGCTCAGACGCCGCTGACGGGGACCTCTGTCAGTAAGTTCCAGCATATGTTTAAACGAATTGAAGAAAAACAGGTAGACGCTATGACTGAAGAAGCAAAAGAAGATGCGGTAGCCGCTGAGAGTGAAGCTGCGGCTTCGCAGTGGAACGACAGTGGGGAAGCCCTGGAAGCGGAACCAATGTCGGAAGAGTGCACGATCGATGATTTCGTGAAAGTCGATCTGCGTGTGGCTCGCATCGTGGAAGCCAACTCGGTTCCCGAAGCGAACAAGCTGCTGCAACTGACACTCAGCCTGGGTGGCGATGAACGCCGGAATGTATTCGCCGGTATCAAAGCAGCCTACGAGCCGGAAGATCTGATCGGTCGGCTGGTGATCTGCTGTGCGAATCTGAAGCCGCGTAAAATGCGGTTCGGAACCAGCGAAGGAATGGTGCTGGCTTCAGGGCCTGGTGGCAAGGACGTGTTCCTGCTGTCTCCCGATGAAGGCGCCGTACCAGGACAGCGCGTGCACTGA
- a CDS encoding CNNM domain-containing protein yields MNWLPILGALALFAIGLRLSALFSGSETGFYRVSFLRLNIDANEGDPIAQRLCWFAQNPSYFVATTLIGNNLANDLVTIAISMGIAAVFQESSGRAEIVTTILFTPLIFIFGELVPKNLYYRAPTMLLRRYCRWFDFFYRAFWLVSVPLVAITRLLEQFSPDRNKPAQLVLGRKRLVKVLEEGHLEGILGNAQKQLVRGMFNTAAQSVRKVMIPQAEIKGVTRSTDTADIIQMAQQNQISFIPIRAAHQSEWTSYIKLVDLITSPSPIIPAVYNMPRLQIDYSMLEALYVMRNSSSAFGAIYKDNVQIGIVSQLDLVRALCSSNGPLLMTGSTF; encoded by the coding sequence TTGAACTGGCTTCCCATTCTTGGCGCGTTGGCACTGTTTGCGATCGGCCTCCGCCTGTCAGCCCTGTTCAGTGGATCCGAGACCGGCTTCTACCGTGTCAGTTTCCTGCGTCTGAATATCGATGCCAACGAAGGCGATCCGATTGCCCAGCGGCTCTGCTGGTTCGCTCAAAACCCCAGCTACTTTGTCGCGACAACACTCATTGGCAATAACCTGGCGAACGACCTCGTCACCATTGCGATTTCGATGGGCATTGCTGCGGTCTTTCAGGAGTCCAGCGGCAGGGCAGAGATTGTGACGACGATTCTCTTTACGCCACTCATCTTCATTTTCGGGGAGCTGGTGCCTAAGAACCTGTATTACCGGGCCCCGACCATGCTGCTCAGACGCTACTGCCGCTGGTTCGATTTCTTTTATCGTGCATTCTGGCTCGTGAGCGTTCCCCTGGTGGCGATCACCCGGCTGCTGGAACAGTTCTCACCGGATCGTAACAAACCCGCCCAGCTGGTGCTGGGACGAAAGCGGCTGGTGAAGGTGCTCGAAGAGGGGCACCTCGAGGGGATCTTGGGTAATGCACAGAAACAGCTGGTACGGGGTATGTTCAATACCGCGGCCCAGTCTGTGCGGAAGGTCATGATTCCCCAGGCAGAGATTAAGGGAGTCACCCGGAGTACCGATACCGCAGACATTATTCAGATGGCACAGCAGAACCAGATTTCCTTCATTCCGATTCGCGCTGCGCATCAGAGTGAGTGGACCTCTTATATCAAGCTGGTGGATCTGATCACGTCGCCCTCTCCGATTATTCCCGCCGTCTATAATATGCCTCGACTTCAGATCGATTACAGCATGCTTGAGGCACTGTATGTGATGCGAAATTCCTCTTCCGCTTTTGGTGCGATCTATAAAGATAATGTGCAGATCGGCATCGTCAGCCAGCTGGACCTGGTGCGGGCCCTCTGTTCTTCGAATGGCCCCCTGCTGATGACTGGTTCGACGTTCTAA